The following proteins are encoded in a genomic region of Magnolia sinica isolate HGM2019 chromosome 1, MsV1, whole genome shotgun sequence:
- the LOC131258275 gene encoding protein IQ-domain 26-like, translated as MGRTSRWLRSLFGGKKEKEKENSSSGDRKEKKRWSFGKLGRDSGEIPATSNVPAAEAAWLRSYYNETEKEQNKHAIAVAAATAAAADAAVAAAQAAVAVVRLTSHGRGTMFGGGRERWAAMKIQTVFRGFLAKKALRALKGLVKLQAHVRGYLVRKQAAATLQSMQALIRAQATVRSQKARILLNKDRRFPPEIRPRKSIERVDETRSEHTASIHSRRLSASLETSINALDESPKIVEIDTYRPKSRSRRTNASMSDCGEDPPSQTLSSPLPVQVPARLSIPDSRNFPDFDWGLMGDECKFATAQSTPRFANSGASNVGMPVTPAKSVCGDGFYRHYSNYPNYMANTQSSRAKLRSHSAPKQRPELGLKKRLSLNEIVASRASLSGVRMQRSCSQIQEVFSFKNVVMGRLDRSVELVRDVERDYMERRW; from the exons ATGGGGCGGACTTCGAGGTGGTTGAGGAGCTTGTTCGGTGggaaaaaggagaaggagaaggagaattcGAGTTCCGGCGAccggaaggagaagaaaaggtgGAGTTTTGGTAAGTTGGGCCGGGATTCCGGCGAGATTCCTGCTACTTCCAACGTTCCGGCAGCGGAGGCGGCTTGGCTGCGGTCGTACTATAACGAGACGGAGAAGGAGCAGAATAAGCACGCGATCGCAGTGGCTGCGGCgacggctgctgctgctgatgctgctgttgctgctgctcaGGCAGCAGTGGCGGTCGTGAGGCTTACGAGCCATGGTAGGGGGACAATGTTCGGAGGCGGGCGGGAGCGGTGGGCTGCGATGAAGATCCAGACTGTTTTCCGGGGGTTTTTG GCAAAAAAAGCTCTCCGAGCCCTCAAAGGACTGGTGAAGTTGCAAGCTCATGTTCGAGGTTATCTAGTGCGAAAGCAGGCCGCTGCAACTCTACAGAGCATGCAAGCTCTTATACGAGCTCAGGCAACTGTCCGATCTCAGAAAGCCCGCATCCTTCTCAACAAAGACCGTAGGTTTCCGCCTGAAATCCGGCCACGTAAATCCATT GAAAGAGTCGATGAGACGAGAAGCGAGCACACAGCATCAATCCACAGTAGGAGGCTCTCAGCATCCCTTGAAACCTCAATTAATGCCTTGGATGAGAGCCCAAAGATCGTTGAGATTGACACTTACAGACCCAAATCAAGATCTCGTCGAACCAACGCTTCAATGTCGGATTGTGGCGAAGACCCACCTTCCCAAACACTCTCCTCCCCACTTCCAGTCCAAGTCCCCGCCCGTCTCTCCATCCCCGACAGCCGGAATTTCCCCGACTTCGATTGGGGGCTGATGGGTGACGAATGCAAGTTCGCCACAGCGCAGAGCACTCCACGATTTGCGAATTCCGGCGCGTCGAATGTGGGGATGCCCGTAACGCCAGCGAAGAGCGTGTGTGGAGACGGATTCTACCGGCATTACTCGAATTATCCCAATTACATGGCAAACACGCAATCTTCAAGGGCTAAATTGAGGTCGCATAGTGCTCCGAAGCAACGGCCGGAACTGGGGCTGAAGAAGCGGCTCTCTTTGAATGAAATAGTGGCATCGAGGGCTAGTCTAAGCGGCGTCCGGATGCAGAGATCATGCTCCCAAATTCAAGAAGTCTTCAGTTTCAAGAATGTTGTAATGGGAAGGCTGGATAGATCAGTTGAGCTTGTTAGAGATGTGGAGAGAGATTACATGGAGAGGAGATGGTGA